The DNA segment CATCCAGGTTATTGAGCAGCATGCGCAAAGGCGCTTCGGTTTGCCATGACTTGGCATTCAGCGTTGTTCCAGTTGGAGCCTGATAACGGGGATGAGCAGCGTATTGCTCAATAAATTTCGTATAAGTCATAATACTCTGTTTTGAACTGAGGGAATTTTTCGATGCTCACCATATTCGTAAGCTCTCTCGAAGTAATGATGGCTAATGCCTGATTGATATCCGCTGAGAAAACCCGATCCTGATCAGCATGATCAATGTGTTTTCTGATAGTGGCGTGAATGGCTTCCAGTACCTCTCCAGACTTTAAAGGTCTTCTGAAATCGAACGCCTGCGCGGCACACAACAATTCAATGGCCAGGATCTTTTCCAGGTTATTGATGATTTTCAAGGCTTTTCGTCCGCTGATGGAGCCCATGCTTACATGATCCTCCTGGCCCAGCGAAGTAGGTATGCTATCTGCACTTGCCGGATAGACCAAACTCTTGTTTTCACTGGCCAAAGCCGCACTGGTGTATTGACAAAGCATAAATCCGGAGTTGATGCCCGTATCCTTCATTAGCAATTTTGGCAGTCCTTCCAGTCCTTCAAGTGCCAGATAAATACGACGATCGGAGATGTTGCCAAGTTCGGAAGCGGCCAGGGCAGCATAATCCAACGGCAAAGCCAGTGGCTGTCCGTGGAAATTGCCTCCGCTGATGGTCAGCTCTTCATCAATGATGACCGGATTATCGGTGACAGCATTTAATTCAGTTTCCACCAGTTCTTTCAAATGGAGCCAGGCAGTTCTTGAGGTGCCATGAACCTGTGGAATGCACCTTAAGGAATAAGGGTCCTGTACCCGGTCGCAGTTTTCGTGCGAATGCAAGATCTCCGAATCCTCCAGCATACTATGGATGCGCTGAGCAACATGCAGGTTCGCCGTGAAGGGCCGGACTTGATGCAACTGTTTCAAAAAAGGCTTGATCGAGCCCATCAGCGATTCGATCATCATGGCACCGATCAGATCCGCATGGTCCAGGCAATTGTACAGTCGCTCAACGACCAAAGTGGCATGGGCGGCGATGAACTGCGTTCCATTGATCAACGCTAGTCCTTCCTTAGGCCCTAATGATAAAGGTGCTAACTCATGGTTAGTGAGAACCGATGCCGGATCTGCTTCGATATCTGCGATCCAAACTTTTCCAAGACCTATCAACGGAAGGAACAAGTGTGCAAGTGGTGCGAGATCTCCGGAAGCGCCAACAGAACCTTGTTCAGGCACACAAGGAACCACATCATTTTCAATGTGCCAAATGATCCGTTCAAGCAAACCCAATGAGACACCAGAAAAACCCTGGGCCAGGGAATGTGCTTTGAGGATCAACATGATCTTAGACAATTCCTTAGAAATGTAATTACCGACTCCCACGGCATGACTCCTTAGGATGTTTTCCTGAAGGATCTGGGTATTTTCTTTTGAAATGATGGTATTGCACAAGGGGCCGAAACCCGTGTTGATTCCATAAACCACTTTTTCAGCTGCGACAATGTCCGAAACGATTTCAGTACTGTGCTGAACTTTTTGTACGGTTTCATGGTGCAATACGCCTCGTTTCGAACCTCGTGCCAGATCCAGCACTGTGGATACGGTCAGAAAGTCTTTTCCGTAATGAAATACACGTTGATTCATGGCAGTAACAATCAATTGAGGTACAAAATAATTAGGTAGTTTTGATAACTGGAAATACCAATTTGTATAGTGATTGATGCTTGTGAGTAATCAGATAGAACTTCGACACCTTACCTATTTTAAGGTAGTTGCGGAGGAATTACATTTTCGACGTGCTGCAGAGCGGCTGCACATTACCCAGCCTGGATTGAGTCGCCAAATCAAGCAACTGGAAGAAGTGATTGGCACGGCACTATTTGTTAGGGACAAACGAAGTGTTCAGCTAACAGCATCCGGGAAGTTCCTTTTAGGAGAAGTGGATGTGATCCAAAATCAATTGGAGCAGGTCATTCAGACGACTCGTTTAATTGGGAAAGGAGAGGAGGGTGAGCTTCGAATCGGTTTTGTCGGAAGTGCCATGCATGGCGTCATTCCTGATTTGTTGAAGCAACTTTCAACGCAGTTTCCCAAGATCCATACTCGTCTGGACCAGCTGGACAACCGGCGACAGATAGAAGCCATTACACATGATAGGTTGGACATTGGTTTCATAAGATCACAACAGGTACCGGAAGGTGTCAAAAGGTTAGAAGTTTTGAATGAACCTTTTTCATTGGTATTGCCAGCAGGCCATGTCTTAACGACTCAAAATTTTCAACAGATCAGTCAATTGCGTCATGAGCATTTTATCTTGTTTTCACAAGACTACAGCTACGACTATTACCAGTTGGTCATGAGTATTTTTGACGCGGAGGGATTTGCTCCCAAAGTGATTCATCGGTCGGTACATCCCAGTACCATATTCAGACTGGTAGAGCAAGGATTAGGTGTGGCCATTGTGCCGAGTTCATTACAGCACGGTTTCGATCTTAAGGTTCGGTTCATCAGTCTGGATCGGCTACCACAAAGAACGGTTCTGTCTGCTATTTGGAAGCAAAATAACCGAAATCCCGTGTTGGAAAAATTCGTTACGTTAGTCAGAAAATAGCGCTCAGAATAGTAAAAAAGCCCGATTTTTCTCAAGTTTCTCGTTTTTTCGTCCAAATTTTTACACAGGTTTTTAGCCGCGCATGGATCGATATGTCCGTTGGGGTACTTTTCTTTCAAACGCGTATTGAAATTCGGAATTAAAGTAGGGGTATTGGGATTGTAGGATTGTCTTGACGTGACTTCATGTGCATACATGAAGCTGTTATTACTAAACCAATTTTTATAAACCAAAACTAGAGAGAATGAAGAAAATTCTATTTTCATGTTTTGTGTTATTGACTCTTGTTTCGCACGGAGTGATGGCACAAGAAAGGACAGTATCGGGTACTGTCACCGGAGAAGACGGTGATGGATTGCCGGGTGCTAACGTGCTGGTGAAAGGCACAACTACGGGGACCCAGACGGATTTGGATGGGAACTACCGTTTAACCGTCGATGCGGGAGCTACATTGGTCTTTTCCTATGTAGGTTTCGAGACGCAAGAGGTCGTAGTAGGTGCAAGAACCGTGATTGATGTTTCTTTGGGAGGTGTTACTGAGCTACAAGAGGTAATCGTTGTTGCTTATGGAGAGTCTACCAAAGAAAGTTTTACGGGTTCTGCAGCACTCATTGGTGCCAGAGAGCTTAGAAACAGAGCAGTTACTTCACCTTTGGCAGCCATTGAAGGAAAAACCACTGGTGTTCAGTTTACTTCTCCAGCCGGTCCTGGTGCTTCACCTGGAATCGTGATCAGGGGAGTCGGAACACTGCAGGGACAAACTGCTCCTTTGATCATCGTAGATGGTATCCAATTCAATGCTCCTTTAAATACCATCAGTCAGGATGATATCGAATCATTCACGGTATTGAAGGATGCAGCATCTACTTCCCTTTATGGTTCTAGAGCGGCGAATGGTGTGATCATCATTACTACCAAAAAAGGAAAAAGAGGTGGTATCAGTGTCAATGCTTCCATGTCACAAGGATTGGTGTCTCGAAGTGTTCCTTTCTACGATCAGGTGACTCCTGGTCAATATTATGAGACTTATTGGGAAGCACTTAGAAATACTGGTGCTGCCGGTGGCGATCCTCAGTTTGCTACTGATAACATTTATAACCAGCTAGGTTACAACCCATTTAATGTGGCCAATGGCGAGATCGTTGGAACTGATGGCCGATTGAACCCTAACGCCCGTGTTATTTATCAAAGCCTTGATTGGTTTGATGAATTGGAAAGAACTGGCGTTAGAAGCAACTACAATGTGAACATTCAGGGAGGTGGCGAAGATCACTCTGTATTCTTCTCTGCTTCTTATTTGGAAGATGAAAGCTACGTCATCAGGTCGGGTTTCGAGCGTTTGACTTCACGATTGAATGCGGAATTCAATGTGAATGATCGCATCAAAGTAGGTGGTAGCGGTAACGTGTCTCTCACTGAGACCAGAGGGCCGAGTTCAGCAGGTGGCGGAAGTATCGTAAACCCTTTCAGCTTTTCTCAAAATATGGGATCAATCTATCCGGTTTTTGTGAACGACCTGAATGGAAACATCGTACGAGATGCAGCGGGTAATCCTGTTTGGGACAATGGTGAAGGATTTGCTGATTTCAATATCGGATCCAGACCAAGAAACCAGGGTCGTCATGCGATTCAGGAATTGACTTTGAACAACGAAGGAGATAAAGATAACACTTATGGTTTCAGAGCTTTTACTGATGTGAAAATCATTGATGGTTTGAACCTACGAGTGACTTACGGTGGTGATTTCAGTGATTTCGTAGAAAGTGAGTACGAAAACGCCGTGATTGGTGATGCACAACCTGATGGCCGATTGAGCCAGACTCGTTTGCGTCAAACGAACATTACGTTTAACCAGGTGCTGACCTATAACAAAGACTTTGGTAATCACACCATCGGACTTACTGCAGGTCATGAAAGCTTCGAAAGAGAACGTTCTTTTATTGACGGATTGAAAACGATCCAGGCCTCTAACGGGATTTTTGAGTTCGATAACTTTTCAAACATTGTTCGTCTTAATGGAGCAACTTTCAATAGATCATTGGAAGGATACTTCTTCAGAGCGAATTACGATTACCAGAACAAGTACTTCCTGAGTGCTTCTGTGAGAAGAGACGGCTCTTCTGTATTTGATAAGGATAACAGATGGGGAACTTTCTATTCCGTAGGTGCTTCATGGCTCCTGGATCAAGAGGTATTCATTCAGAATATCCCATTTTTAAGCGCTTTGAAACTACGTGCATCTTATGGTGAGGTAGGAAACGACAACCTTGGGTTAGATCGTTGGTATTTGTCTCAAGCCTTATTCGGAATCACGTCAAATGCCGCGACTCCTGCAATCTTGATTGATGCAATCGGTAACAGCGAACTGGTTTGGGAAACTTCAGCAAGCTGGGACGTAGCCGTTGAGTTTGGTTTATTCGATGATTTCATTGAAGGTTCTGTTGAGTATTTCAAAAGAAACTCAACTGATTTGCTTTCTCTGCAGCCAATTGCACCTAGTAACGGTATCAATGAAGTACCTGTAAATGCGGGAGATATGTTCAACGAAGGTCTTGAGCTTTCATTGACAGGTCACCTGATCAATAATAATGGCTTTACCTGGGATGTTACCTTACTTGGTACCACGTTGAAAAACGAAATCACCAGCTTGAATGCACCATTCCGTGATGGATCTAAAAGATGGACTGAAGGACGTTCTCGATTTGATTTCTTCCTTTACAGAACTGCAGGTGTAGATCCTGAAACGGGTGATCAGTTGTACTTCCAGTATGATTTTGATGAGAACAACAACAGTGTTCCTGTACTGGATGAAAATGGTAACCACGCCACTACTACTGATTGGTCTACTACGCAAAGAGGTTACACTGGCCACTCTTCGGTTCCTGATTTCTTAGGTTCTATCAACAATAGCTTTACTTATAAAGGCTTTGACCTGAACGTCTTGCTTACCTATGGAATTGGCGGTCATGTACTGGACAATGCTTATGCTGGTTTGAATATCGCTAGTGATTATGGACGTGCATTGCACCCAGATATCCTGAGAGCTTGGAGACAACCAGGTGATATCACTGACGTTCCAAGGTTGGAAATCGGTAACCCTGATTTGGTTCAGACACAATCTGATCGATTCATTACTTCTGCTACTTTCTTCGCGGTAAGAAACGCTAGCCTGGGATACAACTTTGGTCCTAATGTATTGAACAACATTGGTTTAGGAGATTTGAGACTTTCAATCACTGGTGAGAACCTGTTTTTGCAAAGTGAGAGAGATGGCCTGGATCCTCAATACAATATTGCTGGTACTGCTCCTGGAGATGATTTCGTTCCTCAGAGAATTTATTCTTTCCAACTGAACGTTTCTTTCTAAAGCATTAAATATTAATTGATTATGTCATTTAAAATAAAAACATTCCTATTGGCGTTTTGTGCTTTCGCATTGACAGCATGTCAGGAAGATTTCCTGGAGCAAACGCCTACAGATGCTATTTCTGCAACTGACGCCCTGGCGAGTGTAGAGAACATGCAATTGGTACTGAATGGTATCCATAGAGGCTTGTACTCACAGTCTCAGACAGTATTCCCAGGTGGTAATACAGCTAGAGCTAACAACCATTTCTGGGTACCAATGGGTGATAACCTTGTCGGAATCCTGATCCATACAGCGAATGCCAATAACCTGGGTTGGAGAAACACGATGCAGTGGAATGATCACACCATTCCTACTTCTTTGACTAATGAGTTGTTGTGGTATCACCGTTACAACATCATTGCACATGCAAACTTGTTGATCAATGGTATTGCTGATAGTGGTTTCCCGGATACTCCTGAATTGAATGAAATCTTAGGTCAGGCGTATACTTACCGTGCATATGCTTACTTGTCGTTAGTTCAGCATTACGGACGTGGATACATCATTGGTAATCCTTCTTCTGATCCTGGTGTGCCTTTGTTGTTCTCTACTGAATCTCCATTTACCAGTCAGCCAAGATCGACTGTTCAGCAGGTTTACGATCAAGTAGATGCTGACCTTACTGCTGCAATCGCTGCATTTGAAAATGGTGGTGGACGTGTAGGTAGTGGAGCTGTAGCCAAGTCACAATTGAACGTCAATGTGGCACATGGACTAAGATCACGTATGGCTTTGTCTATGGGTGACTGGGCGACTGCAGCTTCTGCAGCTATTGCTGCCAGAGATGGTTATCCATTGTTGAGTGAGGCAGCATGGATGTCAGGATTCAACACCAATACGCTTTCTGAAGTAATTTGGGGTAGCAATGTGATTGATGCGGAAACTACTTTCTTCCGTTCTTACTTCTATTTGGCAAGCAACACCTTCAACGGTAGCCAGATCAGAAATA comes from the Cytophagales bacterium genome and includes:
- the hutH gene encoding histidine ammonia-lyase; translation: MNQRVFHYGKDFLTVSTVLDLARGSKRGVLHHETVQKVQHSTEIVSDIVAAEKVVYGINTGFGPLCNTIISKENTQILQENILRSHAVGVGNYISKELSKIMLILKAHSLAQGFSGVSLGLLERIIWHIENDVVPCVPEQGSVGASGDLAPLAHLFLPLIGLGKVWIADIEADPASVLTNHELAPLSLGPKEGLALINGTQFIAAHATLVVERLYNCLDHADLIGAMMIESLMGSIKPFLKQLHQVRPFTANLHVAQRIHSMLEDSEILHSHENCDRVQDPYSLRCIPQVHGTSRTAWLHLKELVETELNAVTDNPVIIDEELTISGGNFHGQPLALPLDYAALAASELGNISDRRIYLALEGLEGLPKLLMKDTGINSGFMLCQYTSAALASENKSLVYPASADSIPTSLGQEDHVSMGSISGRKALKIINNLEKILAIELLCAAQAFDFRRPLKSGEVLEAIHATIRKHIDHADQDRVFSADINQALAIITSRELTNMVSIEKFPQFKTEYYDLYEIY
- a CDS encoding LysR family transcriptional regulator, which gives rise to MSNQIELRHLTYFKVVAEELHFRRAAERLHITQPGLSRQIKQLEEVIGTALFVRDKRSVQLTASGKFLLGEVDVIQNQLEQVIQTTRLIGKGEEGELRIGFVGSAMHGVIPDLLKQLSTQFPKIHTRLDQLDNRRQIEAITHDRLDIGFIRSQQVPEGVKRLEVLNEPFSLVLPAGHVLTTQNFQQISQLRHEHFILFSQDYSYDYYQLVMSIFDAEGFAPKVIHRSVHPSTIFRLVEQGLGVAIVPSSLQHGFDLKVRFISLDRLPQRTVLSAIWKQNNRNPVLEKFVTLVRK
- a CDS encoding SusC/RagA family TonB-linked outer membrane protein: MKKILFSCFVLLTLVSHGVMAQERTVSGTVTGEDGDGLPGANVLVKGTTTGTQTDLDGNYRLTVDAGATLVFSYVGFETQEVVVGARTVIDVSLGGVTELQEVIVVAYGESTKESFTGSAALIGARELRNRAVTSPLAAIEGKTTGVQFTSPAGPGASPGIVIRGVGTLQGQTAPLIIVDGIQFNAPLNTISQDDIESFTVLKDAASTSLYGSRAANGVIIITTKKGKRGGISVNASMSQGLVSRSVPFYDQVTPGQYYETYWEALRNTGAAGGDPQFATDNIYNQLGYNPFNVANGEIVGTDGRLNPNARVIYQSLDWFDELERTGVRSNYNVNIQGGGEDHSVFFSASYLEDESYVIRSGFERLTSRLNAEFNVNDRIKVGGSGNVSLTETRGPSSAGGGSIVNPFSFSQNMGSIYPVFVNDLNGNIVRDAAGNPVWDNGEGFADFNIGSRPRNQGRHAIQELTLNNEGDKDNTYGFRAFTDVKIIDGLNLRVTYGGDFSDFVESEYENAVIGDAQPDGRLSQTRLRQTNITFNQVLTYNKDFGNHTIGLTAGHESFERERSFIDGLKTIQASNGIFEFDNFSNIVRLNGATFNRSLEGYFFRANYDYQNKYFLSASVRRDGSSVFDKDNRWGTFYSVGASWLLDQEVFIQNIPFLSALKLRASYGEVGNDNLGLDRWYLSQALFGITSNAATPAILIDAIGNSELVWETSASWDVAVEFGLFDDFIEGSVEYFKRNSTDLLSLQPIAPSNGINEVPVNAGDMFNEGLELSLTGHLINNNGFTWDVTLLGTTLKNEITSLNAPFRDGSKRWTEGRSRFDFFLYRTAGVDPETGDQLYFQYDFDENNNSVPVLDENGNHATTTDWSTTQRGYTGHSSVPDFLGSINNSFTYKGFDLNVLLTYGIGGHVLDNAYAGLNIASDYGRALHPDILRAWRQPGDITDVPRLEIGNPDLVQTQSDRFITSATFFAVRNASLGYNFGPNVLNNIGLGDLRLSITGENLFLQSERDGLDPQYNIAGTAPGDDFVPQRIYSFQLNVSF
- a CDS encoding RagB/SusD family nutrient uptake outer membrane protein; its protein translation is MSFKIKTFLLAFCAFALTACQEDFLEQTPTDAISATDALASVENMQLVLNGIHRGLYSQSQTVFPGGNTARANNHFWVPMGDNLVGILIHTANANNLGWRNTMQWNDHTIPTSLTNELLWYHRYNIIAHANLLINGIADSGFPDTPELNEILGQAYTYRAYAYLSLVQHYGRGYIIGNPSSDPGVPLLFSTESPFTSQPRSTVQQVYDQVDADLTAAIAAFENGGGRVGSGAVAKSQLNVNVAHGLRSRMALSMGDWATAASAAIAARDGYPLLSEAAWMSGFNTNTLSEVIWGSNVIDAETTFFRSYFYLASNTFNGSQIRNNPKAADRRMVDRIPATDFRRNAFLPDAPNSNTSAANQQGGWANNTNPLYTTEAEFDAAIADIKSTYGLVSGHNTHPYMHFKLRNANPGSIDPDDVIYMRSAEMYLNEAEAEAMQGNIAAAQTALQALVGTRDTGFDATTFTTTDALMDEIMFQRHLELWGEGFGYTDHIRWDIGVDHAADGGSGASEVLYQDAYQIAQPSMNDEWIFKIPQAEIDANPNLTGSDQN